In Microbacterium cremeum, a genomic segment contains:
- a CDS encoding 5-methyltetrahydropteroyltriglutamate--homocysteine S-methyltransferase — protein sequence MSTPPFRADIVGSFLRPAALAEARRRFADGQIDADALRVAEDTAIAELVVREADAGLKLATDGEFRRSWWHFDFFGLLDGVDIVELDHGIQFQGVQTRPRGIEITGPIGFSDSHPFLDHFRSLKSLLERTTGAVPKFSIPAPTVLDFRLEPGHILTPEYDGREDIVDDLVQAYRDAVAAFYDAGARYLQFDDTAWAYLCSDVELDKARERGIRTDGIAERYAGILNRILDGKPDDLVVTTHVCRGNFRSTWISSGGYEPVAEQLLGNTAYDGYFLEYDSERAGGFEPLRFLPEGDKTVVLGLITSKSGELEDVDAVKKRIDEASAFAPLEQLALSPQCGFASTEEGNLLTEDQQWAKVREVTDIAADVWR from the coding sequence GTGTCAACACCGCCGTTCCGCGCCGACATCGTCGGCAGCTTCCTCCGCCCCGCAGCCCTCGCCGAGGCGCGCCGCCGCTTCGCGGACGGGCAGATCGACGCCGACGCGCTGCGCGTCGCCGAAGACACCGCGATCGCCGAGCTCGTGGTCCGTGAGGCCGACGCCGGCCTGAAGCTCGCCACCGACGGCGAGTTCCGCAGGTCGTGGTGGCACTTCGACTTCTTCGGGCTGCTCGACGGCGTCGACATCGTCGAGCTCGACCACGGCATCCAGTTCCAGGGCGTGCAGACCCGGCCGCGCGGCATCGAGATCACCGGGCCGATCGGCTTCAGCGACAGCCACCCGTTCCTCGATCACTTCCGCTCGCTCAAGAGCCTGCTCGAGCGCACCACCGGCGCCGTGCCCAAGTTCAGCATCCCGGCGCCTACGGTCCTCGACTTCCGCCTCGAGCCGGGACACATCCTCACGCCGGAGTACGACGGCCGCGAGGACATCGTCGACGACCTGGTGCAGGCCTACCGTGACGCGGTGGCGGCGTTCTACGATGCCGGCGCCCGCTACCTCCAGTTCGACGACACCGCGTGGGCGTACCTCTGCTCGGACGTCGAGCTCGACAAGGCCCGCGAGCGCGGCATCCGCACCGACGGGATCGCGGAGCGGTACGCGGGCATCCTCAACCGCATCCTCGACGGCAAGCCCGACGACCTCGTCGTCACCACCCACGTGTGCCGCGGCAACTTCCGCTCCACGTGGATCTCGTCGGGCGGCTACGAGCCGGTGGCCGAGCAGCTGCTGGGCAACACCGCCTATGACGGCTACTTCCTCGAGTACGACAGCGAGCGGGCCGGCGGCTTCGAGCCGCTGCGCTTCCTCCCCGAGGGAGACAAGACAGTCGTGCTCGGGCTCATCACGTCCAAGAGCGGTGAGCTGGAGGACGTGGATGCCGTGAAGAAGCGCATCGACGAGGCATCCGCGTTCGCGCCGCTCGAGCAGCTCGCCCTCAGTCCTCAGTGCGGCTTCGCCTCGACCGAGGAGGGCAACCTGCTCACCGAGGACCAGCAGTGGGCCAAGGTGCGCGAGGTCACCGACATCGCGGCCGACGTCTGGCGCTGA
- a CDS encoding alpha/beta hydrolase-fold protein: MNAPLGRTGSRHEPAHPPGHRRWAVGAAAVAALAAGAIATTSLAHGATGATGASASTTASQSTGAAGVAGLPDGMPAAALAPEPELPAPAAWDFSEAFPRTSGTSRLDAGALLWSDWLYDDTGAGAFTYADAAAASNGADIFRAGIATDAANSYWRIDWNTLIDPAVPIAAWTFDTDADAATGVAEWPAQAGATSPGIDSALIVSSRGAWLVDAVTGDTVAVASVGGALSVDVVARSFVVTVPHDALAVDGTWTVRLAGGIADAEGTGFAAAPEAPDGTRIYNAAFRDLADEPHLVGGFRDASTQWSNGRQSEQLRDGVMNDFSVDVDWAALASGTSTPETIPAGYSTRWYVSSVEIAQGRDPGARRSPGPQVLPATFWGRVQPYTIYVPESYQPGSPTPLTILLHGGDANHNGFAGDHKDAVYVPVCEQRESICLSPMGRGLSTWYINHGELDVWEAWARTADAFSLDPDRTVIGGFSMGGVGATRFLTTHPELFAGGAIVSGAGYYNSAGQRDREGAELRLENLGHLRTFLDSGSRDIALTNTQRWDRAAEAAGIPYRANYYDGADHGMLGTRIGWSEVAEYLDPSRTREPNPGRIVFRWEPGDERADLGMPVDRAYWLEGLEARDAAARWSRVEARSLVLDTGIVQAQLTDTTTVIDGRTVQVRNQRLVTVGAVEPGNRIEVDAANVAALTIDLDRAGLDRSAPAAVAVTTDGPTDVTLRRGALSSTVTLAAGEHLLSGPDAPTAVRAVVSNAGTRVHWKPASSALPITGYTVRDGQGAVVCETRAVTCRVAGHEEGETFDVTATNIVGTSESTPSGSR, translated from the coding sequence ATGAACGCTCCTCTCGGCCGGACCGGCTCACGCCACGAGCCCGCGCATCCTCCCGGGCACCGGCGCTGGGCCGTCGGGGCGGCTGCCGTCGCTGCGCTGGCTGCCGGCGCGATCGCCACCACGTCTCTCGCGCACGGCGCGACGGGCGCGACGGGCGCGAGCGCCAGCACGACGGCGTCTCAGAGCACGGGCGCAGCGGGCGTCGCGGGACTGCCCGACGGCATGCCCGCTGCGGCGCTGGCTCCCGAACCCGAGCTGCCCGCGCCCGCCGCCTGGGACTTCTCCGAGGCGTTCCCCCGCACCTCCGGGACGAGCCGCCTGGACGCCGGGGCGCTGCTGTGGAGCGACTGGCTGTACGACGACACCGGCGCAGGCGCCTTCACGTACGCCGATGCGGCCGCGGCGTCGAACGGCGCCGACATCTTCCGCGCCGGGATCGCCACGGATGCCGCGAATTCGTACTGGCGCATCGACTGGAACACCCTCATCGACCCTGCCGTGCCGATCGCGGCGTGGACCTTCGACACCGATGCGGATGCCGCGACCGGCGTCGCGGAGTGGCCCGCGCAGGCCGGAGCGACCTCACCCGGCATCGACTCGGCGCTGATCGTGTCGTCCCGCGGCGCGTGGCTGGTGGACGCCGTGACGGGCGACACCGTCGCGGTCGCGTCCGTCGGGGGCGCGCTCAGCGTCGACGTCGTCGCGCGCTCATTCGTCGTGACCGTCCCGCACGATGCCCTCGCGGTGGACGGGACGTGGACCGTGCGGCTCGCCGGCGGCATCGCCGACGCCGAGGGCACCGGCTTCGCGGCGGCGCCCGAAGCGCCGGACGGGACTCGGATCTACAACGCCGCGTTCCGCGACCTGGCGGACGAGCCGCACCTCGTCGGCGGCTTCCGCGACGCCTCGACGCAGTGGAGCAACGGCCGCCAGTCCGAGCAGCTGCGCGACGGCGTCATGAACGACTTCTCGGTGGACGTCGACTGGGCGGCATTGGCCTCGGGCACGAGCACTCCCGAGACGATCCCGGCCGGCTACTCGACGCGGTGGTACGTCTCCAGCGTCGAGATCGCACAGGGCCGAGACCCGGGCGCGCGAAGGAGCCCCGGCCCTCAGGTCCTCCCCGCCACCTTCTGGGGGCGCGTGCAGCCCTACACGATCTACGTGCCGGAGTCGTACCAGCCGGGATCGCCCACGCCGCTGACGATCCTGCTGCACGGCGGCGACGCCAACCACAACGGGTTCGCGGGGGACCACAAGGATGCCGTGTACGTCCCCGTGTGCGAGCAGCGCGAGTCGATCTGCCTCAGCCCGATGGGTCGAGGGCTGTCGACGTGGTACATCAATCACGGCGAACTCGACGTGTGGGAGGCCTGGGCACGTACCGCCGACGCATTCTCGCTCGACCCGGACCGCACCGTCATCGGCGGGTTCTCGATGGGCGGAGTCGGAGCGACGCGGTTCCTGACCACCCATCCGGAGCTCTTCGCCGGCGGTGCCATCGTCTCGGGCGCCGGCTACTACAACTCCGCCGGCCAGCGCGACCGCGAGGGCGCCGAGCTGCGCCTGGAGAATCTGGGTCACCTGCGCACCTTCCTGGACTCGGGCAGCCGCGACATCGCCCTGACCAACACCCAGCGATGGGACCGAGCGGCCGAGGCCGCCGGCATCCCGTACCGCGCCAACTACTACGACGGCGCCGACCACGGGATGCTGGGCACGAGGATCGGCTGGAGCGAGGTGGCCGAATACCTCGACCCGTCCCGGACCCGCGAGCCGAACCCCGGACGCATCGTGTTCCGCTGGGAGCCCGGCGACGAGCGAGCCGACCTGGGGATGCCGGTGGATCGCGCGTACTGGCTCGAAGGGCTGGAGGCTCGTGACGCGGCCGCCCGCTGGAGCCGCGTCGAGGCGCGCTCCCTCGTGCTCGACACCGGGATCGTGCAGGCGCAGCTCACCGACACGACCACGGTCATCGACGGACGCACGGTGCAGGTGCGCAACCAGCGGCTCGTCACGGTCGGCGCGGTGGAACCGGGCAACCGGATCGAGGTGGACGCCGCCAACGTCGCCGCGCTGACCATCGACCTGGACCGTGCCGGACTGGATCGATCCGCACCCGCCGCCGTCGCGGTGACGACCGACGGACCGACCGACGTCACGCTGCGGCGCGGCGCGCTCAGCAGCACCGTGACCCTCGCGGCGGGCGAGCATCTGCTCTCCGGCCCCGACGCGCCCACGGCCGTGCGCGCGGTCGTCTCGAACGCCGGGACGCGCGTGCACTGGAAGCCGGCGTCGTCCGCGCTCCCGATCACCGGCTACACGGTGCGCGACGGGCAGGGCGCGGTCGTCTGCGAGACGCGCGCGGTGACGTGCCGCGTGGCAGGGCACGAAGAGGGCGAGACGTTCGACGTGACGGCGACCAACATCGTCGGCACGTCCGAGAGCACGCCTTCCGGCAGTCGCTGA
- a CDS encoding serine hydrolase, with the protein MGTEPRRDAESQRGARRSTSRRLPRRAAVGRRSFTSTLKALDELAASGAKISVRITDLDRGTSVLSGDDFVTLPVAGLGVVPLLIEVAAGFESGRLDPLEIIDRSHVDAVAVAGVWQHLKAPALPLSDLAVLTASTGDALAANALLSRVGLPAVRARIEQLGLARSALLDRFRDERGPDDAPHFALGSSRELAQVFAALVNSQVVSPGVSAQVAEWLSLNHDLSLVASATGLDPFSHENDEHGLLFVNKTGRDAGIRVEAGVLAGPRAGVSYALIVCFDDLSIYHRMRAHEAFRILGTDLMEYVF; encoded by the coding sequence GTGGGCACCGAGCCCAGAAGGGATGCCGAGTCGCAGCGGGGGGCGCGACGGAGCACCAGCAGACGACTGCCGAGGAGGGCGGCGGTCGGCCGCCGATCGTTCACGTCGACGCTGAAGGCGCTCGACGAGCTCGCCGCATCCGGCGCGAAGATCTCGGTGCGCATCACCGATCTCGATCGGGGCACATCGGTGCTCTCGGGCGACGACTTCGTCACGCTCCCGGTCGCGGGGCTCGGCGTCGTGCCGCTGCTGATCGAGGTGGCCGCCGGGTTCGAGTCGGGGCGGCTCGATCCGCTCGAGATCATCGACCGCTCCCATGTCGACGCGGTCGCGGTGGCCGGCGTGTGGCAGCACCTGAAGGCGCCGGCGCTCCCGCTGTCGGACCTCGCCGTGCTGACCGCGTCGACCGGCGACGCCCTCGCGGCGAACGCGCTGCTGTCGAGGGTGGGCCTGCCGGCGGTGCGGGCGCGCATCGAGCAGCTCGGCCTGGCGCGGTCGGCCCTGCTCGACAGGTTCCGCGACGAGCGCGGCCCCGACGACGCCCCGCACTTCGCCCTGGGCTCCTCGCGCGAGCTCGCGCAGGTGTTCGCGGCTCTGGTCAACTCGCAGGTCGTCTCTCCGGGCGTCAGCGCTCAGGTCGCCGAGTGGCTGAGCCTCAATCACGACCTCTCGCTCGTCGCCTCGGCGACCGGCCTCGACCCGTTCTCGCACGAGAACGACGAGCACGGTCTGCTCTTCGTCAACAAGACCGGCCGGGATGCCGGCATCCGTGTCGAGGCGGGCGTGCTGGCCGGTCCGCGCGCCGGCGTCTCGTACGCCCTCATCGTGTGCTTCGACGACCTCTCCATCTACCACCGCATGCGCGCGCACGAGGCGTTCCGCATCCTCGGCACCGACCTCATGGAGTACGTGTTCTGA
- a CDS encoding M13 family metallopeptidase encodes MTDALRSGLALEELSAEIRPQDDLFRHVNGAWLDRTEIPEDKARWGSFHLIAEQAEKDVHAIVEESQGAEPGTETRKIGDLYTSFMDTERIEALGAAPLRDVLAQVDAIDGIPAFLRTVGEFERDGVAALIHLYIEPDPGNPQRYVPFFIQGGLSLPDESYYRLDNFQETRIAFRTHVHRVLELAGVTDAESAADRIVALETELATHHWDNVASRDAVKTYNLKTWDEVQALAGVDLTPWLEGIAPEHTAAFAEINVYQPSFLEGLGLLLVEDRLDDWKAWLRFAIVHSAAPFLSEEFVAENFGFYGTQLTGVPVNRERWKRGVSLAEAAMGEAIGRVYVERHFPPAAKEAMDELVANLIEAYRQSISDLEWMSPETRERALAKLDAFTPKIGYPVKWKDYSTLEIDATDLIGNVRRAHVWEHDRQLAKVGQPIDRDEWYMTPQTVNAYYNPLMNEIVFPAAILQYPFFEVDRDAAANYGGIGAVIGHEIGHGFDDQGSRFDGDGSLRDWWTDADRAAFEERTKVLIDQFEQLVPQGLADEHHVNGALTIGENIGDLGGLGIAIKAYRLHIADSADSAGEQGGDTDLDGFTGIQRLFLSWAQIWQQKGRDAETIRLLTIDPHAPNEFRCNQIVRNIDAFYDAFGVTESDALWLDEEKRVTIW; translated from the coding sequence ATGACCGATGCCCTCCGCTCCGGTCTCGCGCTCGAGGAGCTCAGCGCCGAGATCCGCCCGCAGGACGACCTGTTCCGTCACGTCAACGGCGCCTGGCTCGATCGCACCGAGATCCCGGAAGACAAGGCGCGGTGGGGATCGTTCCACCTCATCGCCGAGCAGGCCGAGAAGGACGTCCACGCGATCGTCGAGGAGTCGCAGGGCGCCGAGCCCGGCACCGAGACGCGCAAGATCGGCGACCTCTACACGAGCTTCATGGACACCGAGCGCATCGAGGCCCTGGGCGCCGCGCCGCTGCGCGATGTGCTGGCGCAGGTCGACGCGATCGACGGCATCCCCGCGTTCCTGCGCACCGTGGGCGAGTTCGAGCGTGACGGGGTCGCGGCGCTCATCCACCTCTACATCGAGCCCGACCCGGGCAACCCCCAGCGCTACGTGCCGTTCTTCATCCAGGGCGGCCTGTCACTCCCCGACGAGAGCTACTACCGCCTCGACAACTTCCAGGAGACCCGCATCGCGTTCCGCACCCACGTGCACCGCGTGCTGGAGCTGGCGGGCGTGACGGATGCCGAGTCCGCCGCCGACCGCATCGTCGCGCTCGAGACCGAACTGGCCACCCATCACTGGGACAACGTCGCCAGCCGCGACGCGGTGAAGACGTACAACCTGAAGACGTGGGACGAGGTGCAGGCCCTCGCCGGCGTCGACCTGACGCCGTGGCTCGAGGGAATCGCGCCCGAGCACACCGCCGCCTTCGCCGAGATCAACGTCTACCAGCCGAGCTTCCTCGAGGGCCTCGGGCTGCTCCTGGTCGAGGACCGCCTCGACGACTGGAAGGCGTGGCTGCGCTTCGCGATCGTGCACTCGGCCGCGCCGTTCCTCTCGGAGGAGTTCGTCGCCGAGAACTTCGGGTTCTATGGCACGCAGCTCACCGGCGTCCCGGTCAACCGCGAGCGCTGGAAGCGCGGCGTGAGCCTCGCCGAGGCCGCGATGGGCGAGGCGATCGGACGCGTCTACGTCGAGCGCCACTTCCCGCCGGCGGCCAAGGAGGCGATGGACGAGCTGGTCGCGAACCTCATCGAGGCGTACCGCCAGTCGATCTCCGACCTCGAGTGGATGAGCCCCGAGACGCGCGAGCGCGCTCTCGCGAAGCTCGACGCGTTCACGCCCAAGATCGGGTACCCGGTGAAGTGGAAGGACTACTCGACCCTCGAGATCGATGCGACCGACCTCATCGGCAACGTCCGCCGTGCCCACGTGTGGGAGCACGACCGCCAGCTCGCGAAGGTCGGGCAGCCGATCGACCGGGACGAGTGGTACATGACGCCGCAGACCGTCAACGCGTACTACAACCCGCTCATGAACGAGATCGTGTTCCCCGCGGCGATCCTGCAGTACCCGTTCTTCGAGGTCGACCGCGACGCCGCCGCGAACTACGGCGGGATCGGCGCGGTGATCGGGCACGAGATCGGCCACGGCTTCGACGACCAGGGCAGCCGGTTCGACGGCGACGGCTCGCTGCGCGACTGGTGGACCGACGCCGACCGCGCGGCGTTCGAGGAGCGCACCAAGGTTCTGATCGACCAGTTCGAGCAGCTCGTGCCGCAGGGTCTCGCCGACGAGCACCACGTGAACGGCGCCCTCACGATCGGCGAGAACATCGGCGACCTCGGCGGTCTCGGCATCGCGATCAAGGCGTACCGGCTCCACATCGCCGACTCCGCCGACAGCGCCGGGGAGCAGGGCGGCGACACCGACCTGGACGGGTTCACCGGCATCCAGCGACTGTTCCTCAGCTGGGCGCAGATCTGGCAGCAGAAGGGGCGGGATGCCGAGACCATCCGCCTGCTGACGATCGATCCGCACGCGCCCAACGAGTTCCGGTGCAACCAGATCGTGCGCAACATCGACGCGTTCTATGATGCCTTCGGTGTCACCGAGTCCGACGCCCTCTGGCTCGACGAGGAGAAGCGCGTCACGATCTGGTGA
- a CDS encoding MATE family efflux transporter, with the protein MTTAPDTLNRDILRLAVPALGSLVAEPLFLIVDSALVGHLGVVPLAGLGIASAVLQTIVGLMVFLAYSTTPAVARRFGAGDPSRAVSVGIDGMWLALGMGAALALGGYLATPLLVGLFGAAPDVAEQAGIYLGISMWGLPAMLVVFAATGLLRGMQDTVTPLWIAGFGFAANALLNWAFIYGLGWGIAGSAWGTVVAQWGMVAAYVAVVARLARRHEASVRPQRDGVRGSARAGGWLFVRTVSLRIALLATVAVATGLGTDELAGWQVAFTIFSTAAFALDALAIAAQALVGKGLGAEDTPLVRRVLGRTVAWGAWFGLAVGAVIGALSGVIGLLFTGDAAIAALVQPALIVLAVAQPVCGIVFVLDGVLIGAGDAKYLAIVGVLNLVPFAPVLVIIAVLHPSGAAGLAWLAVAFFGVYMLARLVTLGSRVRGSAWMTAGA; encoded by the coding sequence GTGACGACCGCCCCCGACACGCTGAATCGCGACATCCTGCGGCTCGCGGTGCCGGCGCTCGGCTCGCTCGTCGCCGAGCCGCTGTTCCTCATCGTCGACTCGGCGCTGGTGGGGCACCTGGGCGTCGTGCCGCTCGCGGGCCTCGGCATCGCGTCGGCGGTGCTGCAGACGATCGTCGGGCTCATGGTGTTCCTGGCGTACTCGACCACGCCGGCCGTCGCACGCCGGTTCGGCGCCGGCGACCCGTCGCGCGCGGTGTCGGTGGGCATCGACGGCATGTGGCTCGCCCTCGGCATGGGCGCGGCGCTCGCGCTCGGCGGATACCTGGCGACCCCGCTCCTGGTCGGACTCTTCGGCGCGGCGCCCGACGTCGCGGAGCAGGCCGGGATCTACCTCGGCATCTCGATGTGGGGCCTGCCGGCGATGCTGGTGGTCTTCGCCGCGACCGGACTGCTGCGCGGCATGCAGGACACGGTGACCCCGCTGTGGATCGCGGGCTTCGGCTTCGCCGCCAACGCGCTGCTGAACTGGGCCTTCATCTACGGCCTCGGGTGGGGGATCGCCGGATCGGCGTGGGGCACCGTCGTGGCGCAGTGGGGCATGGTCGCCGCGTACGTCGCCGTGGTGGCGCGCCTGGCACGCCGGCACGAGGCATCCGTCCGGCCGCAGCGCGACGGCGTGCGCGGATCGGCGCGAGCAGGCGGCTGGCTGTTCGTGCGGACCGTCTCGCTGCGCATCGCGCTGCTGGCGACCGTCGCGGTGGCGACGGGCCTCGGCACCGACGAGCTCGCCGGCTGGCAGGTCGCCTTCACCATCTTCTCCACCGCGGCGTTCGCGCTCGACGCCCTCGCGATCGCGGCGCAGGCGCTCGTCGGCAAGGGCCTCGGCGCCGAGGACACGCCGCTGGTGCGGCGCGTGCTCGGCCGCACCGTCGCGTGGGGCGCGTGGTTCGGCCTGGCCGTCGGCGCCGTCATCGGCGCGCTGTCGGGTGTCATCGGGCTGCTCTTCACGGGGGATGCCGCGATCGCGGCCCTCGTGCAGCCCGCCCTCATCGTGCTCGCCGTGGCGCAGCCGGTGTGCGGCATCGTGTTCGTGCTCGACGGCGTGCTGATCGGCGCGGGCGACGCGAAGTACCTCGCGATCGTCGGCGTGCTGAACCTCGTGCCGTTCGCCCCGGTGCTCGTGATCATCGCCGTGCTGCACCCGTCCGGCGCCGCCGGGCTCGCCTGGCTCGCGGTCGCGTTCTTCGGCGTCTACATGCTGGCGCGCCTGGTCACCCTGGGCTCGCGCGTGCGCGGCTCGGCCTGGATGACCGCCGGCGCCTGA
- a CDS encoding TrmH family RNA methyltransferase has translation MTTPEPGRDEPTLPVGVGPWPGGPDAWPDDPRYDRELLAHGDARNVVDEYRYWTMDAIVADLDTRRHGFHVAIENWQHDMNIGSIVRSANAFLAAEVHIIGKRRWNRRGAMVTDRYQHVRHHESIADFTRWADAASLPVIAIDNVAGSVALPDAKLPEACVLLFGQEGPGLSPEALAAASGVVEITQYGSTRSINASAAASVVMYEWCRRWA, from the coding sequence ATGACGACGCCGGAGCCCGGTCGCGACGAGCCGACATTGCCGGTGGGCGTGGGTCCGTGGCCGGGCGGCCCCGACGCGTGGCCCGACGACCCGCGCTACGACCGCGAGCTGCTCGCGCACGGCGACGCACGCAACGTCGTCGACGAGTACCGGTACTGGACCATGGACGCGATCGTCGCCGACCTCGACACGCGGCGCCACGGGTTCCACGTCGCCATCGAGAACTGGCAGCACGACATGAACATCGGCTCGATCGTGCGCAGTGCCAACGCATTCCTCGCCGCCGAGGTGCACATCATCGGCAAGCGCCGCTGGAACCGCCGAGGCGCGATGGTGACCGACCGCTACCAGCACGTGCGCCACCACGAGTCGATCGCCGACTTCACGCGATGGGCGGATGCCGCATCCCTGCCCGTCATCGCGATCGACAACGTCGCAGGGTCCGTCGCCCTGCCCGACGCCAAGCTGCCGGAGGCGTGCGTGCTGCTGTTCGGTCAGGAGGGGCCCGGGCTGTCGCCGGAGGCGCTGGCTGCGGCATCCGGTGTCGTCGAGATCACGCAGTACGGCTCGACGCGCTCCATCAACGCGAGCGCTGCGGCCTCGGTCGTCATGTACGAGTGGTGCCGCCGCTGGGCGTGA
- a CDS encoding metal ABC transporter substrate-binding protein, with product MPKSSRALVAGACAALAVLAGCAALVGCAAPDTHADDRPLVLTTFTVIEDIAQNIAGEHLTVESITKIGAEIHGYEPTPGDIRRAHGADLILDNGMGLEAWFAQFVADVEAPHVVVGEGVDTIPIAEDAYAGRDNPHAWMSPLNAQVYVDNIVAAFSELDPDNATAFEENGEEYKLRLQQIADRLVAELGALPAEQRALVTCEGAFSYLARDAGLTEAYLWAVNAEQQATPRQIADTIEFVESNGVRAVFCESTVSDAPMQRVVEATEAEFGGVLYVDSLSAADGPVPTYLDLIEHDVDTIIAGLTGTG from the coding sequence ATGCCGAAAAGCTCTCGCGCGCTCGTCGCGGGCGCGTGTGCCGCACTCGCCGTGCTGGCGGGTTGCGCCGCGCTGGTGGGTTGCGCCGCACCCGACACGCACGCCGACGACAGGCCGCTCGTGCTGACGACGTTCACCGTGATCGAGGACATCGCCCAGAACATCGCGGGCGAGCACCTCACGGTCGAGTCGATCACGAAGATCGGCGCCGAGATCCACGGCTACGAGCCGACGCCGGGCGACATCCGTCGTGCCCACGGCGCAGACCTGATCCTCGACAACGGCATGGGCCTCGAGGCCTGGTTCGCGCAGTTCGTGGCCGACGTCGAAGCCCCGCACGTCGTCGTGGGCGAGGGGGTCGACACGATCCCGATCGCCGAGGACGCCTACGCCGGACGCGACAACCCGCACGCGTGGATGTCTCCCCTCAATGCGCAGGTCTACGTCGACAACATCGTCGCCGCGTTCAGCGAGCTCGACCCCGACAACGCGACCGCGTTCGAAGAGAACGGCGAGGAGTACAAGCTCCGTCTGCAGCAGATCGCCGATCGCCTCGTCGCCGAGCTCGGCGCGCTTCCCGCCGAACAGCGCGCGCTGGTCACGTGCGAGGGCGCGTTCTCGTATCTCGCCCGCGACGCGGGTCTGACCGAGGCGTACCTCTGGGCGGTGAACGCCGAGCAGCAGGCGACGCCCCGGCAGATCGCCGACACGATCGAGTTCGTCGAGAGCAACGGCGTCCGGGCGGTGTTCTGCGAGTCCACCGTGTCGGACGCGCCGATGCAGCGGGTCGTCGAGGCGACGGAGGCCGAGTTCGGCGGCGTGCTGTACGTCGACTCGCTCTCGGCGGCCGACGGGCCCGTCCCGACCTACCTCGACCTCATCGAGCACGACGTCGACACGATCATCGCCGGTCTTACCGGAACGGGATGA
- a CDS encoding metal ABC transporter ATP-binding protein, whose product MAQRLTSDAAGRPAEASVPALDVRDLTVRYGDIVAVDRTHLELAAGTVCGLIGMNGSGKSTLLKAVMGVVRPDRGSVRIDGMPPRDARRKGAVGFVPQSESVDWGFPLRVRDVVMMGRYGFQGPTRRPRRADRAAVAEALERVELTQLADRQIGELSGGQRKRAFVARCLAQDARLLLLDEPFAGVDKRTESTLTRVLRELALDGRTVLIATHDLAALPRLCDEAVLFLHTVLLHDTPDVVLRPENLVRAFGVDVFDAAAGAEGEASR is encoded by the coding sequence GTGGCTCAGCGACTGACCAGCGACGCCGCCGGACGGCCGGCCGAGGCATCCGTCCCCGCACTCGACGTGCGAGACCTCACGGTCCGCTACGGCGACATCGTGGCCGTCGACCGGACGCACCTGGAGCTCGCCGCGGGCACGGTGTGCGGGCTCATCGGCATGAACGGGTCGGGCAAGTCGACGCTGCTGAAGGCGGTGATGGGCGTCGTGCGGCCCGACAGGGGCAGCGTCAGGATCGACGGGATGCCGCCGCGCGACGCGCGCCGGAAGGGCGCTGTGGGCTTCGTCCCGCAGTCCGAATCGGTCGACTGGGGCTTCCCGCTGCGGGTGCGAGACGTCGTGATGATGGGCAGGTACGGGTTCCAGGGACCGACACGGCGGCCGCGCCGCGCCGATCGGGCTGCCGTCGCGGAGGCGCTCGAACGGGTGGAGCTGACGCAGCTCGCCGACCGGCAGATCGGCGAGCTCTCGGGCGGTCAGCGCAAGCGTGCGTTCGTCGCCCGCTGCCTCGCCCAGGATGCCCGCCTGCTGCTGTTGGACGAGCCGTTCGCAGGCGTCGACAAGCGCACCGAGTCGACACTCACGCGCGTGCTGCGCGAGCTGGCCCTCGACGGACGCACCGTCCTGATCGCGACCCATGACCTGGCGGCGCTTCCGCGACTGTGCGACGAGGCCGTCCTCTTCCTGCACACCGTGCTGCTGCATGACACACCCGACGTCGTGCTCCGGCCAGAGAACCTCGTGCGGGCGTTCGGCGTCGACGTCTTCGATGCCGCCGCGGGCGCCGAGGGCGAGGCATCCCGATGA